The stretch of DNA GGAAGAATGGGTACATCTCGTACCTCATGTAACACCGTGTCCCCAGAACTCGGCCACCTTGCTTACCACCCAGGTACTCGAGCGTAATATTCAAGATATCCTGGAAACATGACTCGCAGTCGTGGGGAATCAGATCGGGCATGCACTGCATAAGACAGTACAACGTCGGGGAGGAACCAACATCTAAGCGCGACGTACTGAACCTCCTCAAGCTATTCGCGGCCAATTGAGCCGTGCTGTTGATAAGCGTGAACAATAATCGCTGGGTGATGTCGGCGTTTGTCGTGAAGTTCTTAGTGTTCACGATCATGAGTGGATCATTGACGGTGGTGGCGGCGAGAAAATTCTTGTTGGAGAACTTGAGCATGCAGGGATCGTAGTACACGGCGGCATTCTTTTTGTACGGGCAGAGCTGCCGGAGGTCCTGAAACGCGGTGGTTACACAGCTCTCGCAGGCGGAGGCGTTAGAGTCCCCGCGGCAGAGCGTGAGGGCGTAGACAACGTCCGGAACATTGCCCATGATGCCGGTTGCAAAGAGGGTGGTGCTGGACGCTGCTTTCTTCGGGAGGGTTGAAGAGAGGAGACCGAGGTTGGCTTCATAGGTGCTATTAGATTTATAGTCGTCGCTCTTGCTGCAGGATGACCATTGAGCAGCGGCGAGAGGCACGAGGAgcaggaggagagggaggagagggaggataACCATGGCCATCCATGGGTGACAAGGCAGATGCACGGATGGTTGGAACTTCATCGCCAGGGAACTTCTAGGAGAAACTGAGGACTCTAAAAAAATGAGACAACAAAATTATTTTAGAACGAGAACATAATCAACTAACCAAAAACAATGTAGAGAACGAGAAAACACGGGGACATACCTTGAAGCTCCAGCTCCACAAGTTCTACTTAAGTCTGGATGATGGCCGTGTACCTCAAGAGATGCAGAGGCCAGGGGTATTCCTTcttttcaaaaaggaaaaaaaactgAAGTCTGGATCATCAACAAGTGATGACACACCAACCTAAAAAACAGAGGGAAAATGTCCATCTTGTCACACCTGCAAAGACAGCACATGGtggccatatcccgtggtttctCTTTCTTAATGCTATTGCTGGCAAAAATTCACAGAATTTGAAACCTGTGGAGCTAGAAGAATATGCTCTTTTGTCTGCGGCATCGGGCCATCAAGATCACCACCAACCACTTGAGCAGCTCTAGTGATCAGGTTCTAAATATCACGCTGCAAAATTGGCGTGTAAGCATCAGACAAGTGTGTGCTCGCCAATTAATAAGATATCCAAATGCTCAAAATTTCAAAATTCAGATGCCATATGTAGCCCTTCAGACATCAGGGGTTAAGCTGGAACTTTAGGAAGTCCACTCCAAGCCAAAACACGCTTGGATAGGCACCCGAAAATTCTCAACTCAATAAAGAATCTAGCCCCGCAAAAGAAAATTTTTAAGGGCTTACGCTTACCACTGGATTATGGATTGGGACTGTAGATAGTTCGTTGAGGCTTATGGATTATGGATCGGGGCTTATTCGACCACAGAGCTCTGCATTGCAAGAGAAGCTGTCTTAAACCATGAGAAAAAGGGGAGAGAAAAAAAAGGGGACGATGGCATCGCCGGAACGTGACCTCCGCCCTCGTTCCCGGCACTTCGCCGCCGGCGCTCGCAAATGTATCCTCTGCAGTctgctcgggggggggggggggggggggggttggccGCAGGGAGGAGCAACTCGATTCAGTGGAGGATGTCGGCGGCAGTGGAGGACGAGGAGGGCAATGATTGGTTTACTGCGAGTCTCCGCCCGTCTCTCTCCCAGTGCCGACCAGCTAGCTCAGTAGGCTCACATGTGCGGTGCGGGTTCTCTTTCGTGTCAGCCTTGGCCGCGTCCACCCTATCAATAGCCGCCGCAGCAGTGTAGTAGTACTCAGATCACATGGCTGAAAATGATTTTGGAGCTGTTTAGCTCCTAGCCATATCTTGCCACACTTTGTCTTTGTTTCCTGACACATGCAAACTCCGTCTCGATTCTCTCAACATAGCTGATCCAAACCCAAATAAAATCATCTGGTACTACTTttaggggctgtttggattgtgattATTTTTATCAtatattgccatgttattttTGCCACACTTGTCTTGAGTTGCTTAAATTGTTAGTCACATTTTGGCTTGCCTAAGAAAATCTTGCCATACTTTTCGAGGGGTCAAATTTGCCCATTGTGGTTGTAAATGCCCTAAAGGCATTGAACTTTGAAATTCAATCAAATGATTTCAGGCTGGCTTTGCCCGTCATAGTACATTAAATAGTTAAAACTCAGCCAATATTATGGAGATCAAACAAAAGGGCTTTGTTGGCAGCACTACGCGTCGTCCAGCTGAACTCGCATCGGAACGACTGCCTCCAGAGCTGTTGGACCCCGCATGCAATAGCCGTTTTGATTTGAGCGGCGTCAGCTGCGGTTTAGGGTTTGCCACATAAGTCATGTTGCACTTGGTTTACAACATGACCCATGTTGAACCCTCTTTGCAAACACCTGACAGGTTTGAACGGGTTTGCAAAATGAGTCATGCTGCGCTTAGGGGTTTGCAACATGACCCATGTTGAGATTGCTTTCCAAACACCTGAAACATTTGGGTAGTTTTGCAACATGAGCCATGTCGTGCTCGAGGTATATATGCAACATGACCCATGTTGTGCTCGCTTGTTGCAACAGTGATGGTGTTAGCACAGGTCCTTTCTGTAGCGTGGCGCATCGATGAGCGGCAACAGAACACCTAGCAAGTGCATGCGCCACAGCCTGGCAAGAAGTAACATAGCAACATCACGACGACTAGGCAACAACATCACGGCGAGCGGCCATGCATTAGCACGGCACTCTCCTTTGGATCAGGCCCGCAACTGACTGGCAGTGATGGTTGTTGCGTGTGCGTAATTCATTGCATGGCGACAACAAGGAAAAAACATGGCGATATGAGAGAGATGAACGAGGGAGAGAAAGATAGGGAGAGTAGAGGAAGGGCATAAGATGCATCGAGGCGATTCTGGAGAAAGAAAGGGAGATTAGAGAAAGGCTTGTAACTTGCCCTCTCCCTCTAGAATGTTTGAGTAGTTGTATTAGTTCTTGAGGATTTGGATGAATCGTTGCATGATTAGCACTTGATTGAATAAGTGATCCGATCATTCTCGATATATCTGTTATGTTGACTGTCTCATGGTGTTGAGCGTTATCCCCTTGTGGACCAGAGGTAATTAATATTGGTGTGACGAGTGGTTGAGGAGTAGGTAGTGACACGGCCTTACTCCCTTCGTCCACGATCATTGCAAGAGGGATTAGTGGAGAACCCTAGAACTTAATGTCGTGTCCACGGGGGAACCTTTAATCATTGTTGTGGTAACCAGAGTGTGGGCACGCGGTGGTGGCACGAGTGTACTCAATAACCGGACTGGGGATGCGTACTTTATTGGCTCCGCCCACGCGAGATCATATCAAGTGGATTAGTGATACCAATGTAGAGCCACGTTTTTGCATGTGTTGTTAATGTCATACTCGTGGTGATGACTCCGGATCCCTCGAGAACGTTTACTACTCAGACACTTTTGCTATAGTTTAGTCTCTTCAATTTTCTGTCTTTTATTTTTCCATTTGTAGTTTAGTTAAAACCTCCTTTTTATTTATCTTCCTAGCAACTGACCAAAGGAGAGTGTCTTCAAACTCCGGTTTGGGCGCGTACGTAGAAATGATAATGTAGTTGTGAAGTTTGTGATGCCTTCCTATTCGCTCCCTATGGGTTCGACACTTTCCTTATCGCAAAAGTGCTACAACAGCCCTGTGCACTTGTAGGACATCATCAGTCCCGTCTAAATTTTGAACACGGATGTGTGACCACGCTGCAAAAATACGGGTCAAGCACACACCAGTTTGTTCATGTACCGGCCGTCGGCACCCGTGTATATACGTCCAGCCTCTCCAACACTTGCGCAAAGTATGCAATGTACATTGAGAGGCAACGCCCTGCTGGCCAGGGTGGTGGTATGTTGTCACATACGCAGGAACGGAGCAATGTATCAAGAGGCAACAGAAGGTTGCAGGGGTGGGGTACGCAGCAATGGTGAACCTGGAATGTGGCACTATACATCGAGAGGCCATAGCTTCGGGATGGGGTATCGTGCTATGACTGAAATGGCTTTTTGTGCATCAAGAGGCAGCCGACTACGGCCACAATGGGTCCTATTCACCGAGAGACAACGACTTTGGAGTGGGGGTAACGCGCTATGGCCGCAACGGGATTCTGTGCATTGTGAGCTTGCCGGCAACGGCCGCAACGGGGCCTTGTGCATCGCAAGGCAACCGGCTGGGGTACCGCCACCGCACAATGGCCACAATAGAATCGTATTCATCAAGCATCACGAGTTCTGGATTAGTTCTCTCTCTTTTTATTTAACTCTTTTTctttaacacatgcgagttctGAATTTGAGGGTTTGAAGGATAAAAAACGCTCATTAAATTGATTTTAGCATCTTTAATATTTGAATCCAAGCATGGATGAGGCTAGtaagttttagtcccactacttttagtcatgagactaaaacgtatccaaccACCCTTTTAGTAgaggtacccctgactaaaaagtTTTAGTCTGAAAACTAGTTTTAGCCTCTCTTTAATCACGgatgcttggaactttagcctcttaaaaagactatttttagtcagactaaaataaacACATTAAATCCAAGCACCCTTTACAGGGGCGCAACAACGCCCTAGGCTCCTCGAAACGCACCCAGCAAGTACGCTTGTGCATACATCAAGGCCTCCAACTACCACGCAGGATGCAACAGGAGGTCTACAGTCTACTTGCACATACGGCTTTCGTGGATGCACCACCGCCAAGTACACACAACATCAATAACGAGATAGAGAGTCTGGTATGCCAATTGGGACATCCTACTAACCTGCTTGATCAGAACGACTCGCACATATGCATATAGCTTCTCCAACTACCGTGCACCACACAGCAGCTAGCTAGTGACTCTCGCGCATGTCGTCGAACAATCGGGTTCTCTCTATAACTATAACTAGATCGGGATCACGCCTTGGCGCGGGATACCGGTCCCAACATTTGGTCAAACACGTAATGGTAAGTTAGTGGTAGCCCAGATTTAGCATATGCATTCAAATAGAATAACAACAAAGCTAAGGAAAAACAATTAACTACGGTAGGAGCAAGATATATTGATGCCAAAGATGGTAAGAGATTAGAAAGCAGAATTGATTTCAGATGGTTTATAATACCACAAAAGATTATGGCTTGTCATGAAGTTTGACACTAAAATCGCAGCTACTTGACATGAAGTTCGACATCACAAGCGTGAATACAAGGCAGGAAGTAATAAAGGCATGAACATAGAGGAGAAACAATGACAGAGCCATATTTACTAAGCATACTAATAAGCGGCTTCAGTCAACTGCCTTGTCTTTTAATTCTGTAGGTGCCACGACACATTATTTATAGGCATCAATTCACACTAACAAGTTCCTTTACTCATCTGCCTGGTTGATAATCTTCACAGGCGCTACACCATATGATCCTGACGCAGATAAAACCTGTGAGATACGCGGCATACCATGATAGCTGGATAAACAATGTATTTGTGATTCATGCCTTAGCCTTTTTAAAGCATACAAAAAGTGAGCGTTGGTTCGAGTCGCCGCACCGTGGAAACTGAAAACGGAGACCATAAAATAGGGTTCATTGGTTCATACCCCCGCCTGTTGCGCTTCTCGTGTAGATGGGCCGGGCTTGGTTAAAGGTAGGTGGGCCTGCCAATAAGATTCAGTTGTACACAACTTCAGAAAATATAAGCATATATGATTCTCAAAAAAATAATATAAGCATATATTTTGGGTATATTTTTCTGCCAATGACCCCAGCCCCTGCTAATCCCCCTGACCTTCAGATTCCTTCTTTCCACCTTAGTCTTCAGATTCCTGATCTTCTTGTCCTTCTCGTCTAAACTGCTCGACAATTTTTATCTCGGTCTTAATCTTCTGCATCTGAGGGCAATCGAACTCAACATCCATAGTGGCTTGAAGATGCTCCAAGCACCGAGTAGCAGCATTTGCATGGCCTCGCCGGCATCCACAGCTGGGTCGCCATTAATCCTCATATATGTTCTGCCGCTGCAGACGAATGTGACTGATGGCCAGAAGTAAGCAGCAGCCACCACCCTGCCACGATAGGTTGTGTAGGTCTTGTATTTCACCTCAGGAAAACCAGCTTCAGCAAGAACTGCGCTAAGCATGGCCTTCGGCCTAACCATGACAGAACGCTTCATCTGTTAAAATATGTAGAAAGGAAAGTCATTTACACAGGGTATGCATCACAAGAGGAACATGTGCATATACCATGCTACCAAAGCCATAAGTAGCATATCAAAAGACAGTTCAGGTCCCAGGCACAATTGCCAAGGAAACAAATGAAACACATTTATTATGTAAGCAGACCTGTGCATCAAGAAAAACTATACAGTTTAAAAGACCCACTAATGCTTCGCCACCATTTCAAACAGCATGATTAGTCCGCACTGGACAACCTCTATAACCCAGATATAGAGCACACATAGATCACAACATAGGCCATATCATCGATTTGCATAGTGTACGTGTGCATGTAAAATGCAAGCGAGACACGAAACAACATCCATAGCGGGCATACTAAATAAGATAGTCAAGTATCCAATTACATTCGCCAGCAACCAAGAGCTAAATAAACGAAGGCCAATACTGATCCTAGAACCAACAGCGACGGGTGTTTCGCAAGCACCACATTAAATTTTTCCGTGGATGGCAATAACAGAACATCATATCATAGACAACACGGCACGACAAAAGAGACGATATACCTAGAGAGAAGCTTCACCATCTATCCCACGTCGAGACGCCCACTCGCCAGACCATCACTGCGAGAGAACACATAATCAACACGCCATGCCCTGTAAAAACACAGGTTCAAGTAAGAGCCAAACCATGTACAGCACACGAGGCAATTGATGATAGAAAATGTACTTAGCAAACACACCAAAACTATAGGCTACCTAAGGGCGTTTGATCTAAAGCTTGGCCCTTTTAGCCACAGAGGGCTCGGCTTCATCTGCCGCCAGGTCTTCAGTTGATTTGCTTCAATAACAAATGAAAATTATGTGAAAGAAGTAAGAGATGATGCATATACTGTCAAAAACCTGCATCAAACCTCGAGGTAGCAGCAAGTTCATCACCGGGACCAACGGAGCTGCCATCCACTTTTGCGAGTCCCTAGCAAGTATAAACAGATATACATCGTCAACCGACCACCAAACAATCTTGAGAATAGGTGTGGATGAATCTTCACCAAGCAAATGAAAGGAAATACCTGAGCATACCCATCAGAAAACAAAGGTTTACGCAGTCCAGACTTATGTAGACCACTTGCTGGCACTTTCTTTACACCGACACTGCAGGTTACAGATTCAACAAATACACAACATGCATCAATTACCAAGCATAAAAGGCAGAAGAAAACTACAAACAACACAGGGCACTGAGCTAGAGAAACTATATACCTGGGCATCCAAAAGAACCATGTCAGTGTGTTTGATAGGACCGTTATCAGTGGTTCCACGATGCTGCCACAAACGTGAAACATACACACGAACAGTCCAGTTCCTGTTCCCAACAATAAAAGCCTGCAGACCAGCCACCGCCATCTAGATCGGCAACGCGCCTTGGCGCGAGGGTGCCGGTCCCAACGATGTGCCCAAGCAAGTAATGGTAAAGTTAGTAGCAAGTTAGGTTCACCACAATTGTGTTGGGTGGGAGTTGAAGAGGGAGGTAGGGATGTTGGCCTGCTCCTCTCAATGATATCAGATATAACCTTTCATCTCAATGTATTATTTAGTTATGTTACATGCAGAATGAGATACAAAAAGAACATGTAATATACAAAAAAGGGAA from Triticum urartu cultivar G1812 chromosome 3, Tu2.1, whole genome shotgun sequence encodes:
- the LOC125546124 gene encoding cysteine-rich receptor-like protein kinase 10 isoform X4; its protein translation is MKFQPSVHLPCHPWMAMVILPLLPLLLLLVPLAAAQWSSCSKSDDYKSNSTYEANLGLLSSTLPKKAASSTTLFATGIMGNVPDVVYALTLCRGDSNASACESCVTTAFQDLRQLCPYKKNAAVYYDPCMLKFSNKNFLAATTVNDPLMIVNTKNFTTNADITQRLLFTLINSTAQLAANSLRRFSTSRLDVGSSPTLYCLMQCMPDLIPHDCESCFQDILNITLEYLGGKQGGRVLGTRCYMRYEMYPFFQGDPTLRIINLAPHVPTINNTTTPATVYPQSQPPDAAPPPEGKVTGQEHKGRKSRKRALWIIVVVATLLSILMCFICFIVWKRRKGKVNINNQAATNRPEEYALVWRLEERSSEFTLFDFPEILQATHNFSKENLLGQGGFGPVYKGQLPDGMEIAVKRLASHSGQGFTEFKNEVELIAKLQHNNLMKTEQLWLIGKKDVS